The DNA window TAGACGTCCCTTTTGGTGAAATCTCCTTGGGCGAACACCACCCCCCCGCCCTCGTGCGTGAGGCGCAACCCTTCCGCCTGCATCTCGGAGGGCTCCAGCGCGGTCCATTCCGCCGAAACCGCCTTGCGGCCTTCCAGCCACTTCGAGAATGCGGCCTCGTCCACCCCGGCAACGAGCTTGTCCTCAGCCGCCGCGATCTTCTGGCTCCATTCGTCCTGACGACGCTTCGTGTCCGGATCCGGCACCGCCATCTCCGGTTCGTCCGCCTGATCGAAGAAGGCCATCATCGAATAGTAGTCGGTGTGGGTGATCGGATCGAACTTGTGGGTGTGGCACTGCGCGCACTCGATCGTCAGGCCCATCCACACCAGACCGGTCGTGCCGACCCGGTCGACCAGTGCGTGATACCGGTACTCGAGCGGATCGATGCCGCCCTCCTCGTTGAGCATCGTGTTGCGATGGAATCCTGTGGCGACCTTCTGGTCGACGGTCGCGTTCGGGAGCATGTCGCCTGCGAGCTGCTCGATCGAAAACCGGTCAAAGGGCATGTCGGCATTGATCGCCTTGATCACCCAGTCGCGAAACGGCCAGATGCTCCGAGGCCGGTCCTTCTCGTAACCGTTGGTGTCCGAGTAGCGGGCCGTATCGAGCCACCGCCTCGCCCATCGCTCACCATACCGGGGACTGGCGAAGAGCCGGTCGAGCAAATCGTTCCACGCCTGATCCTTGTCCTTCCGCCAGGCGGCGAGGAAGACATCCGTATCCTCAGGTGTGGGCGGCAGACCGGTAAGATCGAAGCTGACCCTGCGGAGCAAGGTCACCGGATCGGCCTCGGGCGAAGGCTTGAGGCCCTCATTCGCCAGACGCCCGGCGATGAAGCGATCGATCGGGTTTCTCGCCCACCCGTCACCTGCGGACGGCGGCTCGGCCTGCTCCGGAAAAGCAAACGCCCAATGCGGCTCGTAGTTCGCCCCCTCGTCGATCCACTGACGGAACAGCTCGACCTGCTCGGTCGTCAGGCGCTCCTTATTCCCCTTGGCGGGGGGCATAACCTCCTCCGGATCGTGCGAGGTGATCCGCTTCATCAACTCGCTGGCATCCGGATCCCCGGGCACGATCGCCCGTCGTCCGTCGAGCTCGGCCGTCGCCATCTCGAAGGTGTGCAGCCCGAGATCCGCCTCGCGCTTCTGATCGTCGAAACCATGACAGGCGAAGCAACGGTCCGACAAAAGCGGTCGAATCTGGGTGCTGAAATCGACCTCACCCGCGGCCAGCGCAGGTGCGAGAAACACAGCAAAAATCGGCATCTTCCTTACGAGAAGCATCGGGGTAGCTACGAACACAGGTCATGCCAGCTAACGGGCGATATCAGGAAAATTCCCCATTAACCACGGGGCCTCAACCGGAATCGGGAAGTGCGTACATAACTCATCTGCTGTATTGCACTTATGAGATCTCCCCTTAAACTTCGCAAACCCGGCCCGTAATTACGAAGTGAAGACAAAACCCAATTATTCACGATTGTACAGGAAACCTGTCTTATCCAGAGCTAAACCCCCCTCCGGTTTCGCCCTGATCGTCACGGTTTCGTTGATGACCCTTCTTGCCCTCCTCGCGGTCGGACTTCTCGGCTTGTCCGCAATTTCAATCAGGTCGAGCGATCAGGACTCTCTCCGAGCCGAAGCCCGTTCGAACGCGCGTCTGGCCCTGACCATGGCCATTGGCGAATTGCAGAAGCAGGCCGGGGCTGACACCCGGGTGACGGCCTCGGCGAGTTTGCTCGACGACGAGAACCCGCCGCTGACCGGTGTCTGGCGGAGCTGGGAAGGCAGCGACCACGAGTCCGGCCGCCGTTCGCGTTTCTCCGGCCGGCCGGTTCCTCCCGAGTACGACGAGAAAACCCGCTCCGAAACGGAGAACGGGCGCTTCCTTTCGTGGCTGGTCTCCGATGGCGACGAGCCGATGGCGCCCGACGATGCCGACAAGCTCGCGCGCACCCAGCCTTTCACCGACTCGATCCCGCTACTCTCCGACGGCACGCTCGCCGACGACGATCAGCGTCAGGTCCACGTGAAGCCGATCACGATCGGCGACGACGGTGGCTTTGCGTGGTGGGCAAGCGGCGACAACCAGAAAGCCGCCCTCCCCCGCCCCTACTTTCCGGAGGACGACAGCCCGGCCCGCTACTCCGTGCTGGCCCGGTCCCACGCGGTGCCGGATCCGAAACCCTTCGAACTCGATTCCCTCCTGCAGGACTCCGCGATCGCCGAGAAGACGATCACCCGAAGCACGGTGAAGTTCCTGACCGAACCCGGCAGCCCGACGAACCCGGGCGAGCGATTCCACGACTTCTCGGTCGCTCCCGTCGGACTTCTCACCAACACGGCCACCGGCGGCTGGCGCAAGGACCTTTCCCTGCTCAGTGAGGCATGGGGCCAGCAGCGCCGGAGCGGCCAGCCGCTGTTCCGCCTGACGTCGACCAGCGACACCTCGGCCAGCATTCCCACTCGCAGCGATCCCTATCCGGAGGAATCGATGATCTATCCGTGGGCAACCTATCGTGGCGGTGACAACAACCCGCCGATCTACAAGCACGGTCCGGTATCCAGTTGGGAGAACCTGATGGACTGGATGACCTACTACAAACGCGTCTCCGCATCCTCCAGTGGCAAAGTTTCGGGACCGACGCACTCGGTCGCGATCGATGACGGCGGCAATCACTTCGGCTTCATCCACGAAGTCCGGATCCTGCCGATCATCGCGCGCATTCAGTGGGTCTTTTCGCACAGCGCGGGCAGCCCGCCCGGCAACCCGCCACGCGGCACGCTGGAGCCCCGCGTCCTCGTCACCCCGGTGGTCACGATGTGGAACCCCTACAACGTCGAGATCACCTCGCCCGGCACCATCGACTTCACGATTCCGAAGCCTCTGCCGGTCGCCTTGAAATACACGATCAACGGTCGCGCCAACCCGAACTACAACGCGGTGATGGCGGCCACCAACAACCAGCCCAGCCTCGGCGGTGGAACGCTCCGCTTCAGGATCGACGAACGGTTCCGGCTCATCCCCGGCGAGACCCGGCTCTACAGCCCGGCGTCGGCCACGCCTGTCGCCGACAACCAGACCATCACGCTCAGCGCGGGCTATCGGTCCGGAGGAGGACACTACTTCCCGGTCAAGGGTTCGCGCGGCGAACGACTCACATTGCCGAGTTCGAGTTCGATTCGTGCCGATGCGAAGTTCGACACGACGTATTTCGATGGTGCCCTGATCAATCCGGAAGGGGTCGGCATCTATCTGGACATGTCCCTCTTCGGCCGTCGGCACCTCGTTTACCGGATGATCTACACCGAGGACATCGCCAGCATCGTCTACCCGCCGCTGACCAACCTGGCCCAAGGCACTCTCGGACAGTGCGAACGGAACCCGCTTCCGTTCCTGTCGACGATCTTCGGCGCCCGCACCGCAAGCAGCACCCACCTCGCATCGAAGGGCTTCGTCCAGTCGAGCCCGCTCGTGAACTACACCGCGATGGGCAAGAAGGACGAGGCGGAGCGAACCATCGCCCGCCACTACGGCGGCACCGCCCACCCGGTCAACTCGCCCTTCGACTACAGCTTCGTGAAGCACGCTCCCGGCGGTGACAGCCTGCTGCCGAATGCAAGCGACCGGACCGGACGCGGCTACATCGTCACCGGCTTCAACAAGGCCGACGGGCTTTCCCGCTGCGTGATCGCCGAGCTCCCGACCCGTCCCGTCGCCTCGCTCGGCGAACTGACGAACTGGGACATGCGCTACGAGAATCCGATCCCGCCCTATGCGATCAATCTGATCGGCAACTCGGACGCATCGCCACTGCTGCCGCCGAACGCGGTGGTCAACGCACGTGACTCCAACCTGACCGAGAACCTCCAGTACGACGACTCCTACTGCGCGAACCACCTGCTGTTCGACGACTGGTTCGTATCGTCAATCACCCCCGACCCGACCGACTTCGGAACACGGGGCCGTGACCAACAGGACACCTACATGGACTTCGTGAGTGGCGAGGAACCGCTCGCCAACCAGGCCTACCGGCCGATCCTCGAGGACCGTGCCAATGCCGCAGCCGGCGACGCCCGGCAACTCTACCGCGACCATGTTGCCGAACGCGAAGCGTGGAAGACGATCGCGTCGCGGCTCGAAGTCGAAGGGATGTTCAACGTCAACTCCACCTCGGTGGTCGCATGGCGCGCGCTACTTGGCCACGCCCGCAATCTCCGCGTCCCCTACATCCGCGAAGCCGGCGCGACCTGGAACGCCGACCTGTCCGGCGAGACCGACCACGCGTGGAGCCGGTTTTCCGTGGCGGCCGACAGCGAGGCGGGAACTCCCGGTTCGTCGGGCGCATTCCCGGAAGCGACCGAGTTCGCCGGCTACCGGACTGTTGATGACGATTTCCTCGACGCGCTCGCCGAAGAGGTCGTCGACCAGATCCGTCGCCGCGGCCCCTTCCTCTCCCTCTCCGAATTCGTGAATCGCCAGCTCTCCTCGGGCGACCTGGCGCTGGCCGGAACCGTGCAGGCCGCGCTCAACGAACTCTCGAAGCGCGCCTCCACCGACCCGTTCTCGGACCTCAAGGCACTGTCGTCCGAATCACTCGCCGTGCCGGACCGCGCGGCGGCTGCCGAGTACCGTTTCCCCGAAGCCGCCGAAGGCTACAGCTCCTACGGCCTTCCCGGCTGGACGCGGCAAGCCGACATCCTTCGTCCGCTTGCTCCGGTCCTTTCCGCACGCGATGACACCTTCACCATCCGGGCCCACGGCGACGCGCGCGACAAGGACGGCAACATCCTCGCCCGTGCCGTTTGCGAAGCCACCGTCCGGCGCGTGAGGGACTTCGTGGATCCGAGTGAGGAAGCCGACATCACCATCGCTCCTCGCCGCCCGGCCAACAGCACCTTCGGCCGGCGTTTCGAAATGGTGTCTTTCCGCTGGCTCAACCCCGAGGAAATCTGACCCACTCGCGTTGTGAAGCTTCCCCTTTTCTGCCTGGCCCTTCTGGCTGCTGTCGCGAGTGCCGCGCCCGGCGCGAAACACACTTGCCGCATCCTCTTCCTCGACGGGCCCGATGACGCGCCGCGCACGCTCCATCTCTTCGACGGTGCGACTTCCCGTGAGGTCGACTTGCCTCGTCTGAATCTGTCCGACGTGTATGACCTCCCCGGTGGACCGCTGACCCTCCGTCTGCTGCCGGAGCCGCCGGCTGACCCCGAAAAGATTCCCGCCGGTGCGCCGTCGGTGTCGATCGCCTCCGAAGCCGGTGACTTCTATCTGCTCCTCACCAGCGACCCGCAGAACAAGATCGCGCCGGTCAAGATCCGGGCCATCGATGCGAGCACCGACAAGCTCCGTGCCGGGCAGATGCTCTGGTTCAACCTCACACAGAGCATGGTCGGCGGAACGATCGGATCGGAGAAGCTCGTGCTGAAACCCGGCACAAAGGTCACCCTCAACCCGCCGGCGAAAGGCAATGACAACTACCCGGTGCTGCTCGACTACAGGATCCCCGGCAAGGAGTCGCTCTACCCGCTTTGCGAGACCAGTTGGCGGCATGACCCGCGCAGCCGGAGCTTGGCTTTCGTGGTGCCGGGGAAAAACGGCCGCACGCCACGCGTGATGGCATTCCCGGACTACCGGGAACCGGAAGAGGACGCGGAAGGCGCACCCTGACCGACTATCGACCGAACTTCCTTCGGTAATCGAGCGGTCGCATACCGGTCTCGGCGCGGAACCGTTTCACGAAGTGACTCTGGTCACAGAAGCCGCACTCGAGCGCGATTTCCGCCAGCAGCGAGTCGCCCTCGGACAGCCGCTGGCGTGCCGCCTGGATCCTGACCCAGGTGAGATACGCACTCGGCGTCATGCCAAGCAGGCGCTTGAACTCACGCTGGAACTGGCTCGTCGAAAGCCCGCAAAGCCCGGCCAGTTCTCCAACCCGGAGTCCCTCGCCGTAATCCCGAAGCACCTTGCGGATCGCCGGAGTCAATCGCTGGAGCATCCCCGGCGCGGCGCCGGCTTCATCATGCGGACGCAACACACCCGCAAGTCCGGTCACACGGCCGGACGAGTCACGCAGAGGAATCTTGCTCGACCAGTACCACTGCGGATGCCCGTGAGCTCCCGGAACCAGCCACAACCGATCGATCACGCGCTCCCCCCGCTCCATGACCCAGCGATCCTCCTCGATGTATTGCCGGGCGAGTTCCGGAGCGTGAAAGTCATAGTCGGTCCGCCCGAGCATCTCGGACTCCGAACGGCAGCCGTGAAGGTTCCAAAGCGCCCGGTTCGCGGCCTGAAATCGACTTTCGCGATCCTTCTCAAACACAAAAACCCCGGGGATCAGATCCATCACTTCTCCCAAAGTCCCGACTTTCATGCCGCAAATATACAAAAATAGACCCCGGCAATACAAGACACCAGGCAGAACTCGGGCGAAGCTTGCGAGGTGAGATTCGCACCGTCGTCTGCCGCATGGGTTCTGGCCAGCGCCTTGGCCGGTGGTGCCACGCTGGAATTCAATCGCGATGTGCGGCCGATTCTCTCGAAGAACTGCTTTCACTGCCACGGCCAGGACCCCGCGCACCGTGACTCGGGCCTGCGTCTCGACACCGAGGAAGGACTCCACGGCAATGGCGAAAGCGGAGATCCGGTGATCGTTCCCGGAGACCCGGAAAAGAGTCTGCTGTGGAAGCGCATCACCAGCAAGGACCCCGAAGTGGTCATGCCGCCGCCCGACTCCCACAGGAGCCTGACCGGACCGCAGATCGAGACGCTCCGCCAGTGGATCGTGGAAGGCGCGAGTTACCAGAAGCATTGGGCTTTCGTTTCTCCGACGAAGAAGCCGCTGCCAAAGACCGACTACCCGGCAGCCGAGCCGTGGGATGCATGGGTTCATGCGAAGCTCGCGACTCAGGACCTTACGCCATCGCCACCGGCCTCCCCCGCCCGTTGGCTGCGTCGTGCATCCTTCGATCTCACCGGCCTCGCTCCGACGCCGGAGGAAACGGCGGCTTTCGAAGAACAGGTCACCGCGAAAGGCGAGGCCGCCTACGAGACAGCGGTCGACCGCTTGCTGTCCTCCAAACGCTACGGCGAGCACATGGCGGCGGCGTGGCTCGATGTTGCCCGATACGCCGACACCCACGGCTTCAACAACGATAGTTCCCGTAGCATGTGGCGGTGGCGGGATTGGGTGATCGACGCCTTCAACGGCAACCTCGCCTACGACCGCTTCGTCACGATGCAGCTCGCGGGTGACCTGCTTCCCGATGCCGATCTCGAAAGCCGGATCGCGACCGGCTTCAACCGCAACCACGTCATCAACTCGGAGGGCGGCATCATCGACGAAGAATACCGCGTCGAATACGTCGCCGACCGCGTGCGGACCGTCAGCACCGCATGGCTCGGACTCACGATGGAGTGCGCGCGGTGCCACGATCACAAATACGACAACGTCTCGCAAAAGGACTACTACCGGATGTTCGCCTTCTTCAACCAGGTGCCGGAAGTCGGAGAAGCCGGGCGTCTGCGAAACGCGGCACCCGTGATGCGGGCTCCCACCCGCGAGCAGCAGGACAAACTGGCGAAGCTCGATGAAGCGCTCGCCCGCGCCACTGCGGAACTTCCTGAGATCCGGCCGGAAGGAGATTTCACTCCGCCTCCCGTCGAAGCGGACAAGGAGCGGATGGATCTGGTCGAAACGCTTGAGTCGCCAACCAAGGATCAAACCGGACACGCGACCCAATGGAAGCCCGGTGCCGGGCCGGCCCACACCTTCGCCGCATGGGTTCGCTGGCAAGGCGAGGAAGGCGTCATCTTCTCCTCGATCAACTATGGAGGCGAACCCTCCGCCCAAGGCTACGCCCGCGGTGTCGAATTGCGGGTTCTCTCCGACGGCCGACTCGACTTCCGGGCTTCGGAACGCTGGCCGGGTTACGCCAACGAACTGCGCTCTTCGGCCAAACTTCAGACCGGTCGCTGGCACTTCGTCGCGCTGGTCAACGAGGGCGGCAGCAAGAACGAAGCGATGCGCCTTTACGTCGATGATCGCGAAGAGGAAATGGAGTTGGTCCTCGACGGACTCAGCGGCGGAGCCCGCGCCGGCGCGGTGGTCCTCGGCAAGGCCCGTGGCGGAACTCCCGACGAGTGGAATGGCACGATCGCGATGGCATCCTCCTGGCCGAAGGCGTTGAAACCCGAAGATCTCGGGAAGCACCTCGACAGCACCCTGAAGTCCGACTCGCCATGGACGCGTGACCGGTCCGATCTCGTGACTCGCCGTCAGGCACTCGCGAGCCAAACCGAATACCGCTCGGCATGGAGCCGTCTCGAATCGCTGCGGGCCGAGAAGTTCGCTCTCCAGCGGTCGCTACCAAACACGATGGTGATGACCGAACTCGACGAGCCGCGTCCGACCTATCTCCTCGAGCGCGGAACCTACGACGCCCATGGCGAGCAGGTCGAAGCCGGGGCCCTGGAGGATCTCCTCCTCGCATGGCCGCAAGGCGCTCCCCGCAACCGATTGGGTCTGGCCCGGTGGCTTACCGACCCGCAGCACCCGCTGACCGCACGCGTGGTGGTCAATCGCTTCTGGCAGCAGGTCTTCGGTACCGGATTGGTCAAGACCGCCGAAGATCTCGGCGTCCAGGGTGAATATCCGAGCCATCCCGAACTGCTCGATTGGCTGGCGCGCGACTTCATCGAAAGCGGTTGGGACGTGAAGCGCCTGATGAAATCGCTCGTTCTCTCGTCCACCTACCGGCAGGACTCCGCCCAAAAGTCCGGGATGACGCGTCTCGACCCGGAGAACCGTTTGCTGGCCCGTGGTCCCCGGGTGCGACTCGATGCCGAGTGCATCCGCGACCATGCCCTGAACACCAGCGGCCTATTGGTCGAGAAAGTCGGGGGCCCCAGCGTGCGGCCGTTCCAGCCGGCGGACTACTACAAGGGCATGGTGGTCGGCGCGAACTACCCGAGCACGACATGGACCGACGGCACAGGCGACGAGCTGTTCCGTCGTAGCCTCTACACCTTCTGGAAACGCACGGTCCCCCATCCCGTGACCACCAATTTCGACATGCCGGACCGCGAGTTCTGCGTCGCAACCCGCTCCCGGACCAACACACCCCTACAGGCGCTCACGTTGATGAACGAGAAGGGCATGCTATACGCCGCGGCAGCGCTGGGAGCCAGGATCCGGTCCCACTCGCCCGAAGATACAAAAACCGCGCTCGCCTACGGCTTCGAACTGACCACCGGCCGCGAGCCGACAGCGGAAGAAGCCCGGGTGCTACGCCAGGAGTGGGACACGTCGCTCGCCGATTGGCAGTCCGACCCGGAAGCGGCGAAGGCATTCCTCTCGGATTGCGGCGTCGCTCAACCGACCGATCCGCCAACCGAGGCCGCCTACACCCTGATTGGCAATCTCCTCCTCAATCTCGACGAAACCATCACCAAGCACTGAGCCATGATGACCGATTGCGCCCGATTCGAGTCGTTTACCAGCCGCCGCCAGTTCCTCTCACGGACCGGTCTCGGCCTCGGTGCGCTCGCGCTCTCCCAGCTTGAAGCGAATGCCGCGAGCCTCGGCAGCGCGCACCACAAGCCGAAGGCCAAGCGCATCATCTACCTCTTCCAATCCGGCGGACCGCCGCAGCACGAACTGCTGGACCCGAAGCCGCTGCTCGACGAGCGCTTCGACGAGGACCTGCCCGCATCGGTGCGCGGCAACCAGCGCATCACCGGAATGGTCAGCGGCCAGAGCCGTCTCGGCCTGCAGCCGAGCCTCTACGGCTTCACGCCATCCGGCTCCAGCGGGTTGCAGATCGGCGACCTTCTTCCGCACACGCAGAAGATCGCCGACGACCTCTGCATGGTCCGATCGATGCACACCGAGGCGATCAACCACGATCCGGCGATCACCTTCCTCCAAACCGGTAGCCAGCAACCCGGCCGGCCGAGCTTCGGCGCCTGGCTCGACTACGGTCTGGGCAGTAGCAACAGCAACTTGCCGAGCTTCGTGGTGATGACCAGCGTTCCGGGCGAAGGCGCGGCGGGCCAAGGACTGCTCGCCCGGCTCTGGGGCGCCGGTTTCCTGCCGAGCAAGCATCAGGGAGTGCTTCTCAGGGGAGGCCAGGACCCGGTCCTCTACCTCGGCAACCCGTCGGGCATGACCCGCGCGCGGCGGCGTCGGATGCTCGACAGCCTGCAGGAACTGAACCGCCAGCAGTTCGCATCCCAAGGCGACCCGGAGACCGAAGCACGCATCGCCCAGTACGAGATGGCCTTCCGAATGCAGGCCTCGGTGCCGGAACTGACCGACCTCGACAGCGAACCCGAGAGCACCTGGAAGCTCTACGGGGAGGACGCCAAGAAACCCGGAACCTTTGCCCGCAACTGCCTGCTCGCACGCCGGCTCGCCGAGCGAGGTGTGAATTTCATCCAGCTCTACCACCGCGGCTGGGACGTTCACGGTGGCCTGACCAAGAAGCTACCGATGCTTGCCCGGGAGACCGACCAGGCCTCCGCCGCGCTCGTCACCGACCTGAAACAACGCGGCCTGCTTGAGGACACCATCGTCATCTGGGGCGGCGAATTCGGCCGCACCTGCTATGCGCAAGGTCCGGCGCGACGTGACGCCTACGGCCGCGACCACCACGGCCGCTGCTTTTCCCTATGGATGGCAGGCGGCGGGTTCAAGCCGGGTTTCGAGTATGGAAAGACCGACGAGTTCGGGTTCAACATCACCGAGAACCCGGTCCACGTACACGACCTCCACGCCACGCTGATGCACCAGTTGGGCATCGATCACGAACGCCTGACCTACCGGTTCCAAGGCCGGCAGTACCGATTGACCGATGTCCACGGCCACGTGGTGAAGGATCTGCTCGCCTGATACGAGTTCTGCCGATCAAGCGGTCCCCTCCCGAAGACGATCTACGGAACCGCCAAGTCGCCAAGACCGCCAAGCAAGGCAACACCATCCGTCTTGGCGTCCTTGGCGACTTGGCGGTGAATCCAACCGAGTCAGAATCTATGCCGAGAA is part of the Haloferula helveola genome and encodes:
- a CDS encoding DUF1501 domain-containing protein, which translates into the protein MTDCARFESFTSRRQFLSRTGLGLGALALSQLEANAASLGSAHHKPKAKRIIYLFQSGGPPQHELLDPKPLLDERFDEDLPASVRGNQRITGMVSGQSRLGLQPSLYGFTPSGSSGLQIGDLLPHTQKIADDLCMVRSMHTEAINHDPAITFLQTGSQQPGRPSFGAWLDYGLGSSNSNLPSFVVMTSVPGEGAAGQGLLARLWGAGFLPSKHQGVLLRGGQDPVLYLGNPSGMTRARRRRMLDSLQELNRQQFASQGDPETEARIAQYEMAFRMQASVPELTDLDSEPESTWKLYGEDAKKPGTFARNCLLARRLAERGVNFIQLYHRGWDVHGGLTKKLPMLARETDQASAALVTDLKQRGLLEDTIVIWGGEFGRTCYAQGPARRDAYGRDHHGRCFSLWMAGGGFKPGFEYGKTDEFGFNITENPVHVHDLHATLMHQLGIDHERLTYRFQGRQYRLTDVHGHVVKDLLA
- a CDS encoding AraC family transcriptional regulator produces the protein MKVGTLGEVMDLIPGVFVFEKDRESRFQAANRALWNLHGCRSESEMLGRTDYDFHAPELARQYIEEDRWVMERGERVIDRLWLVPGAHGHPQWYWSSKIPLRDSSGRVTGLAGVLRPHDEAGAAPGMLQRLTPAIRKVLRDYGEGLRVGELAGLCGLSTSQFQREFKRLLGMTPSAYLTWVRIQAARQRLSEGDSLLAEIALECGFCDQSHFVKRFRAETGMRPLDYRRKFGR
- a CDS encoding PSD1 and planctomycete cytochrome C domain-containing protein translates to MRFAPSSAAWVLASALAGGATLEFNRDVRPILSKNCFHCHGQDPAHRDSGLRLDTEEGLHGNGESGDPVIVPGDPEKSLLWKRITSKDPEVVMPPPDSHRSLTGPQIETLRQWIVEGASYQKHWAFVSPTKKPLPKTDYPAAEPWDAWVHAKLATQDLTPSPPASPARWLRRASFDLTGLAPTPEETAAFEEQVTAKGEAAYETAVDRLLSSKRYGEHMAAAWLDVARYADTHGFNNDSSRSMWRWRDWVIDAFNGNLAYDRFVTMQLAGDLLPDADLESRIATGFNRNHVINSEGGIIDEEYRVEYVADRVRTVSTAWLGLTMECARCHDHKYDNVSQKDYYRMFAFFNQVPEVGEAGRLRNAAPVMRAPTREQQDKLAKLDEALARATAELPEIRPEGDFTPPPVEADKERMDLVETLESPTKDQTGHATQWKPGAGPAHTFAAWVRWQGEEGVIFSSINYGGEPSAQGYARGVELRVLSDGRLDFRASERWPGYANELRSSAKLQTGRWHFVALVNEGGSKNEAMRLYVDDREEEMELVLDGLSGGARAGAVVLGKARGGTPDEWNGTIAMASSWPKALKPEDLGKHLDSTLKSDSPWTRDRSDLVTRRQALASQTEYRSAWSRLESLRAEKFALQRSLPNTMVMTELDEPRPTYLLERGTYDAHGEQVEAGALEDLLLAWPQGAPRNRLGLARWLTDPQHPLTARVVVNRFWQQVFGTGLVKTAEDLGVQGEYPSHPELLDWLARDFIESGWDVKRLMKSLVLSSTYRQDSAQKSGMTRLDPENRLLARGPRVRLDAECIRDHALNTSGLLVEKVGGPSVRPFQPADYYKGMVVGANYPSTTWTDGTGDELFRRSLYTFWKRTVPHPVTTNFDMPDREFCVATRSRTNTPLQALTLMNEKGMLYAAAALGARIRSHSPEDTKTALAYGFELTTGREPTAEEARVLRQEWDTSLADWQSDPEAAKAFLSDCGVAQPTDPPTEAAYTLIGNLLLNLDETITKH